One window from the genome of Crassostrea angulata isolate pt1a10 chromosome 2, ASM2561291v2, whole genome shotgun sequence encodes:
- the LOC128173200 gene encoding uncharacterized protein LOC128173200 — MPPRRSKRMRIETTRASESRTARTREQRPNGIMDDGPSEPVPTNSEVTQPSRTTASSSHAICIDGIPPAVTSVHNMLDKQKVWLAGSSILKYAQLEAFLRPGGLHLNLKRLNISLWWQEYSGLKLSQVEQKLKTLAKVGAAPNVLLIHCGGNDLGETSIRKLRLVCIKLFQVYSQNSRAIE, encoded by the exons ATGCCACCACGGCGGTCCAAACGGATGAGAATTGAGACGACAAGGGCGAGCGAAAGTAGAACGGCAAGGACCAGGGAGCAGCGACCCAATGGTATAATGGATGATGGCCCATCAGAACCGGTGCCAACCAATTCGGAGGTCACACAACCATCAAGGACAACGGCGTCATCTTCACATGCCATATGCATAGACGGTATTCCTCCAGCAGTCACATCGGTCCACAACATGCTAG ACAAACAAAAAGTGTGGTTAGCGGGGTCCTCAATACTGAAGTATGCTCAATTAGAAGCATTTTTAAGACCTGGAGGCCTTCACCTGAACTTGaaaaggctaaatatttcattatggtGGCAGGAGTACAGCGGCCTGAAATTGTCTCAAGTAGAGCAGAAGCTTAAAACCCTTGCAAAGGTGGGTGCTGCACCTAATGTCCTTTTAATACACTGTGGGGGAAATGACTTAGGGGAGACCTCAATTCGAAAACTCAGGCTAGTTTGCATTAAGCTTTTTCAAGTTTATTCTCAAAACTCTCGTGCTATAGAATAA